From the genome of Gymnogyps californianus isolate 813 chromosome 17, ASM1813914v2, whole genome shotgun sequence, one region includes:
- the DNAJC5 gene encoding dnaJ homolog subfamily C member 5 has protein sequence MADQRQRSLSTSGESLYHVLGLDKNATSDDIKKSYRKLALKYHPDKNPDNPEAAEKFKEINNAHAILTDATKRNIYDKYGSLGLYVAEQFGEENVNTYFVLSSWWAKALFVFCGLITGCYCCCCLCCCCNCCCGKCKPKPPEGEEQEYYVSPEDLEAQLQSDEREASDAPIVIQPASATETTQLTADSHPSYHTDGFN, from the exons ATGGCAGACCAGAGGCAACGTTCGCTCTCTACCTCTGGAGAATCATTATACCACGTGCTGGGCTTGGACAAAAATGCCACTTCAGATGATATCAAAAAGTCATACAG gaaaCTGGCATTGAAATATCATCCTGATAAAAACCCTGATAATCCGGAGGCAGcagaaaaatttaaagagaTCAATAATGCACACGCAATATTGACCGATGCCACAAAGCGAAACATTTATGATAAGTATGGTTCTCTGGGTCTGTATGTAGCAGAGCAGTTTGGTGAAGAAAATGTGAACACATACTTTGTGCTATCCAGCTGGTGGGCAAAG GCCTTGTTTGTGTTCTGCGGGCTCATCACAGGCTGCTATTGCTGttgctgtctgtgctgctgctgtaattGTTGCTGTGGGAAGTGTAAACCTAAACCTCCTGAAGGTGAAGAGCAGGAATACTACGTCTCTCCAGAGGACTTGGAGGCACAGTTGCAGTCAGATGAAAGGG AGGCCTCAGACGCACCTATTGTGATACAGCCAGCATCAGCCACAGAGACAACCCAGCTCACAGCCGACTCTCACCCCAGCTACCACACTGATGGATTTAATTAA